A stretch of Acidovorax sp. RAC01 DNA encodes these proteins:
- a CDS encoding formate dehydrogenase subunit alpha, translating to MLLTKKSSQAAQSASSASPFVHSLRRGLSHALPTMDRRSFLRRSGLGVGVGIAATQLTLVRKSNAAEGAKVGIGDTKIEVRRTICTHCSVGCAVDAVVENGVWVRQEPVFDSPINLGAHCAKGAALREHGHGEYRLRYPMKLVNGKYERISWDTALNEITAKMQELRKASGPDSVYFIGSSKHNNEQAYLLRKFVSFWGTNNCDHQARICHSTTVAGVANTWGYGAMTNSYNDMQNSKVALYIGSNAAEAHPVSMLHMLHAKETGCKMIVVDPRFTRTAAKADEFVRIRSGTDIPFLFGLVYHIFKNGWEDKKYISDRVYGMEKVRDEVMSKWTPDKVEEACGVKEEQMFRVAKMMADSRPGTIVWCMGQTQHTIGNAMVRASCILQLALGNVGKSGGGTNIFRGHDNVQGATDVGPNPDSLPGYYGLAEGSWKHFAAVWGVDFEWIKKQYATPAMMSKNGITVSRWIDGVLENNELIDQDSNLRGVFFWGHAPNSQTRGLEMKRAMDKLDLLVVVDPYPSATAAMAAMPGKAEDLNPNRAVYLLPAATQFETSGSCTASNRSIQWREKVIEPLWESRSDHMIMHQFAEKLGFAAELSKNFKMQKVKGMDEPVPEDILREINKSVWTIGYTGQSPERLKAHMRNMHLFDVKTLKAKGGKDKETGYDFGGDYFGLPWPCYGTPELKHPGSPNLYDTSKHVMEGGGNFRANFGVEKDGVNLLAEDGSHSVGSEITTGYPEFDHVLLKKLGWWDDLSDAEKAKAEGKNWKTDPTGAIIRVALKHGCHPFGNAKARAVVWNFPDAIPQHREPLYGTRPDLMAKYPTHDDRKAFWRLPTLYKTVQQKNIADNLHEKFPLIMSSGRLVEYEGGGEETRSNPWLAELQQESFVEINPKTAADRGIRNGERVWLSSPTGARINVQALVTERVAPDTVWMPFHFSGHWQGKDMLAYYPKGAAPVVRGEAVNTATTYGYDSVTMMQETKTTICNVERA from the coding sequence ATGTTGCTTACCAAGAAGTCATCGCAGGCCGCGCAGAGCGCATCGTCTGCATCGCCTTTCGTTCACAGCCTGCGCCGCGGCCTGTCGCACGCGCTGCCCACGATGGACCGCCGGTCGTTCCTGCGCCGCTCCGGCCTGGGCGTCGGGGTCGGCATTGCCGCCACCCAGCTCACGCTGGTTCGCAAGTCCAACGCGGCTGAAGGCGCCAAAGTCGGTATCGGTGACACGAAGATCGAGGTACGCCGCACCATCTGTACGCACTGCTCGGTCGGTTGCGCGGTCGATGCCGTGGTGGAAAACGGCGTGTGGGTGCGCCAGGAACCCGTGTTCGATTCCCCTATCAACCTCGGGGCGCACTGCGCCAAAGGTGCTGCGCTGCGCGAGCACGGCCATGGCGAGTACCGCCTGCGCTACCCCATGAAGCTCGTCAACGGCAAGTACGAGCGCATCAGCTGGGACACGGCCCTCAACGAGATCACGGCCAAGATGCAGGAGCTGCGTAAGGCCAGCGGCCCCGACAGCGTCTACTTCATCGGTTCGTCCAAGCACAACAATGAACAGGCGTACCTGCTGCGCAAGTTCGTGAGCTTCTGGGGCACCAACAACTGCGACCACCAGGCGCGTATCTGCCACTCCACCACGGTGGCCGGCGTGGCCAATACATGGGGCTACGGCGCCATGACCAATTCGTACAACGACATGCAAAACAGCAAGGTCGCTTTGTACATTGGCTCGAACGCTGCCGAGGCCCACCCGGTCAGCATGTTGCACATGCTGCACGCCAAGGAAACCGGCTGCAAGATGATCGTGGTGGATCCACGCTTCACCCGCACAGCAGCCAAGGCTGACGAGTTTGTCCGCATCCGCTCCGGCACTGACATCCCCTTCCTGTTCGGACTGGTCTACCACATCTTCAAGAACGGCTGGGAAGACAAGAAGTACATCAGCGACCGTGTCTATGGCATGGAGAAGGTGCGCGACGAAGTCATGTCCAAGTGGACACCCGACAAGGTGGAAGAGGCCTGCGGTGTCAAGGAGGAGCAGATGTTCCGCGTCGCCAAGATGATGGCGGACAGCCGTCCGGGCACCATCGTCTGGTGCATGGGCCAGACCCAGCACACCATTGGCAACGCCATGGTCCGTGCATCGTGCATCTTGCAGCTCGCGCTGGGTAACGTGGGCAAGAGCGGCGGCGGCACCAACATCTTCCGCGGCCACGACAACGTGCAGGGTGCCACCGACGTGGGCCCGAACCCCGACTCGCTGCCCGGGTACTACGGCCTGGCCGAAGGTTCGTGGAAGCACTTTGCTGCGGTGTGGGGTGTGGACTTCGAGTGGATCAAAAAGCAGTACGCCACGCCCGCCATGATGTCCAAGAACGGCATCACTGTGTCGCGCTGGATTGATGGCGTGCTGGAAAACAATGAGCTGATCGACCAGGACTCCAACCTGCGCGGCGTGTTCTTCTGGGGCCATGCGCCCAACTCGCAGACCCGGGGTCTGGAGATGAAGCGCGCCATGGACAAGCTGGACCTGCTGGTGGTGGTGGACCCCTATCCATCGGCCACCGCTGCCATGGCCGCGATGCCCGGCAAGGCCGAGGACCTGAACCCCAACCGTGCGGTGTACCTGCTGCCCGCTGCCACGCAGTTTGAAACCAGCGGCTCGTGCACGGCCTCCAACCGCTCCATCCAGTGGCGCGAGAAGGTCATCGAGCCCCTGTGGGAGAGCCGCTCGGACCACATGATCATGCACCAGTTCGCCGAAAAGCTGGGCTTTGCCGCCGAGCTTTCCAAGAACTTCAAGATGCAGAAGGTCAAGGGCATGGACGAGCCCGTGCCCGAAGACATCCTGCGCGAAATCAACAAGAGCGTGTGGACCATTGGCTACACCGGCCAGAGCCCTGAGCGGCTGAAGGCGCACATGCGCAACATGCACCTGTTCGACGTCAAGACGCTGAAGGCCAAGGGCGGCAAGGACAAGGAAACCGGGTACGACTTCGGCGGTGATTATTTTGGTCTGCCATGGCCCTGCTACGGCACGCCCGAACTCAAGCACCCCGGCTCGCCCAACCTGTACGACACCTCCAAGCACGTCATGGAAGGCGGCGGCAACTTCCGCGCCAACTTCGGTGTGGAGAAGGATGGCGTGAACCTGCTGGCCGAGGATGGTTCCCACTCGGTGGGCAGCGAGATCACGACCGGTTATCCCGAGTTTGATCACGTCCTGCTCAAGAAGCTGGGCTGGTGGGATGACCTCTCGGATGCGGAAAAGGCCAAGGCCGAGGGCAAGAACTGGAAGACCGACCCCACCGGCGCCATCATCCGCGTGGCACTCAAGCATGGCTGCCATCCGTTTGGCAACGCCAAGGCACGCGCTGTGGTGTGGAACTTCCCCGATGCGATCCCGCAGCACCGCGAACCGCTGTACGGTACCCGGCCCGACCTGATGGCCAAGTACCCCACGCACGACGACCGCAAGGCGTTCTGGCGTCTGCCCACGCTGTACAAGACCGTGCAGCAAAAGAATATTGCAGACAATCTCCACGAGAAGTTCCCGCTCATCATGAGCTCGGGTCGCCTGGTGGAATACGAGGGCGGCGGCGAGGAAACCCGCTCCAACCCCTGGCTGGCCGAACTGCAGCAGGAATCGTTTGTGGAAATCAACCCCAAGACGGCAGCCGACCGGGGTATCCGTAACGGCGAGCGCGTGTGGCTGAGCTCGCCCACCGGCGCGCGCATCAACGTGCAGGCCCTGGTGACTGAGCGTGTGGCGCCCGATACCGTGTGGATGCCGTTCCACTTCTCGGGCCACTGGCAGGGCAAGGACATGCTGGCGTACTACCCCAAGGGCGCAGCGCCCGTGGTGCGTGGCGAGGCTGTCAACACGGCCACCACCTATGGCTACGACAGCGTGACCATGATGCAAGAAACCAAGACCACGATCTGCAACGTGGAGCGGGCGTGA